A genomic window from Candidatus Eisenbacteria bacterium includes:
- a CDS encoding sigma-54-dependent Fis family transcriptional regulator, whose amino-acid sequence MGDPPLSLRRPRALIVDKDSSETAELQAFLTAGGFDVHWAKDGEQAYNVLDGAWPQAAGEPGRGPEVVIAELKAHRVDGLRLLQVAKQRNPEVCVILIADQGTVELATEAMREGAYDFQLRPLNLTKMLAVIRRAISHQELVHRAEDLAVQLDERLRVPTLTGHSRVMQELQDKILQIAPTRATVLIYGETGTGKELIAQAIHRLSPRKDERFVKLHCAELSENIIESELFGHERGSFTGADQQRKGRFELADQGTLFIDEISDIPAPVQTKLLRVLQDRQFERVGGNDTVQVDVRIIAATNRRLEIMAARGQFREDLYYRLRVLLLEVPPLRERREDIPALLETFIKEFNREHGRKVTGVTRGVVDRLMQYEWPGNVRELRNTVEEMVIFAQGKRLLDVSDLPISLRHQRTPTAADMNLSVGMSMPEIERAVLEATLRSVGHDKQRAAKILGIGLRTLYRKQKEYGL is encoded by the coding sequence TTGGGAGACCCACCGTTGTCGTTGCGCCGCCCGCGCGCCCTCATCGTGGACAAGGATTCGTCCGAGACCGCCGAGCTCCAGGCCTTCCTCACGGCCGGGGGCTTCGACGTGCATTGGGCCAAGGACGGCGAGCAGGCCTATAACGTCCTCGACGGCGCCTGGCCCCAAGCGGCCGGCGAGCCGGGCCGAGGGCCCGAGGTCGTCATCGCGGAGCTCAAGGCGCACCGCGTCGACGGGTTGCGCCTCCTCCAGGTGGCCAAACAGCGGAATCCCGAGGTCTGCGTCATCCTGATCGCCGACCAGGGGACCGTGGAGCTCGCCACCGAGGCGATGCGGGAGGGGGCCTACGACTTCCAGCTCCGTCCGCTCAACCTCACCAAGATGCTCGCCGTGATCCGGCGCGCGATATCGCACCAGGAGCTGGTTCACCGCGCGGAGGATCTGGCGGTCCAACTCGACGAGCGCCTCCGCGTTCCGACCCTGACCGGGCACTCGCGGGTCATGCAGGAGCTGCAGGACAAGATTCTCCAGATCGCGCCGACGCGCGCGACCGTCTTGATCTACGGCGAGACCGGCACGGGCAAGGAGCTGATCGCACAGGCCATCCACCGGCTCTCGCCCCGGAAGGACGAGCGGTTCGTGAAGCTCCACTGCGCCGAGCTGTCCGAGAACATCATCGAAAGCGAGCTCTTCGGCCACGAGCGCGGTTCGTTCACCGGCGCCGACCAGCAGCGGAAGGGGCGGTTCGAGCTGGCGGACCAGGGGACGCTCTTCATCGACGAGATCTCGGACATTCCGGCGCCCGTACAGACGAAGCTGCTGCGCGTTCTTCAAGACCGCCAATTCGAGCGCGTCGGCGGGAACGACACGGTCCAGGTCGACGTGCGGATCATCGCCGCCACGAACCGGCGGCTCGAGATCATGGCGGCCCGGGGCCAGTTCCGCGAGGACCTCTACTATCGCCTGCGCGTCCTCCTCCTCGAGGTGCCGCCGCTCCGGGAGCGCCGCGAGGACATTCCGGCGCTCCTCGAGACGTTCATCAAGGAATTCAATCGGGAGCACGGGCGAAAGGTGACCGGCGTGACGCGCGGGGTCGTGGACCGGCTGATGCAGTACGAGTGGCCGGGCAACGTCCGCGAGCTTCGGAACACGGTCGAGGAGATGGTGATCTTCGCCCAGGGGAAACGCCTCCTCGACGTCTCGGACCTTCCGATTTCGCTCCGGCACCAACGGACCCCGACCGCCGCGGACATGAACCTCTCGGTCGGGATGTCGATGCCGGAGATCGAGCGGGCGGTGCTCGAGGCGACGCTCCGTTCCGTGGGCCACGACAAGCAGCGCGCGGCGAAGATCCTCGGCATCGGGCTTCGGACCCTCTACCGAAAGCAGAAGGAGTACGGGCTGTGA
- a CDS encoding co-chaperone GroES gives MNVKPLSDRLLVRRLEEAETKRGGIIIPDTAKEKPQQAEVVAVGPGRFEDGKRIPLDVKKGDKILMGKYSGTEVKIDGTEYLIMREDDVLAIVADAK, from the coding sequence ATGAACGTGAAGCCACTGTCTGATCGCCTTCTTGTCCGCCGCCTCGAGGAAGCCGAAACGAAGCGCGGGGGCATCATCATTCCCGACACCGCCAAGGAAAAGCCGCAGCAGGCCGAGGTCGTGGCGGTGGGACCGGGTCGCTTTGAAGACGGAAAGCGGATCCCGCTCGACGTGAAGAAGGGCGACAAGATCCTGATGGGCAAGTACTCCGGGACCGAGGTCAAGATCGACGGGACCGAGTATCTCATTATGCGTGAGGACGACGTCCTCGCCATCGTCGCCGACGCGAAGTAA
- the groL gene encoding chaperonin GroEL — protein MAAKEIIFDEKARQAILSGVQTLAKAVKVTLGPRGRNVVLDKKWGSPTITKDGVTVAKEIELEDRYENMGAQMVREVATKTSDVAGDGTTTATVLAEAIFREGLRNVTAGSNPMGIKRGIDKAVKAVVEDLKKLSKSVKDPKEIMQVATISANGDEEIGKIIADAMEKVGKDGTITVEEAKSMDTTLDLVEGMQFDKGYISPYFVTDKEGMEAVLEDAYILIYEKKLSNMKDLLPLLEKVAQKGKPLLVIAEDVEGEALATLVVNKLRGTLQAAAVKAPGFGDRRKAMLEDIAILTGGKLITEDLGIKLENVKIEDLGRAKRMTIDKENTTIVEGAGKQTDIQGRINLIKKQIEDTTSDYDKEKLQERLAKLAGGVAVINVGAATETEMKEKKARVEDALHATRAAVEEGIVPGGGVALIRAIPAVDKLELTGDELIGANIVKRSMEEPLRQIVNNAGLEGSVIVEHVKKEKKAVGFNVATEKYEDLYEAGVVDPTKVTRTALQNAASVASLLLTTEALVTEIPEKKKSPAMPPGGGGGGYDDMY, from the coding sequence ATGGCTGCTAAGGAAATCATTTTTGACGAAAAGGCGCGCCAGGCGATCCTGAGCGGCGTGCAGACGCTCGCCAAGGCGGTCAAGGTGACGCTGGGGCCGCGCGGGCGGAATGTCGTTCTCGACAAGAAGTGGGGCTCGCCCACGATCACCAAGGACGGCGTGACCGTCGCGAAGGAGATCGAGCTCGAGGACCGCTACGAAAACATGGGCGCCCAGATGGTACGCGAGGTCGCGACGAAGACTTCCGACGTCGCGGGCGACGGAACCACGACGGCCACCGTGCTCGCGGAGGCGATCTTCCGCGAAGGTCTCCGCAACGTGACGGCCGGATCGAACCCGATGGGCATCAAGCGCGGGATCGACAAGGCGGTGAAGGCGGTCGTGGAGGATCTGAAGAAGCTCTCCAAGAGCGTCAAGGATCCCAAGGAGATCATGCAGGTCGCGACCATCTCGGCGAACGGCGACGAGGAGATCGGCAAGATCATCGCCGACGCGATGGAGAAGGTCGGCAAGGACGGCACGATCACGGTCGAGGAAGCGAAGTCGATGGACACGACGCTCGACCTGGTCGAGGGAATGCAGTTCGACAAGGGCTACATCTCGCCCTATTTCGTTACCGATAAAGAGGGCATGGAGGCGGTGCTCGAGGACGCCTACATCCTCATTTACGAGAAGAAGCTCTCGAACATGAAGGATCTTCTCCCGCTTCTCGAGAAGGTGGCCCAGAAGGGCAAGCCGTTGCTCGTCATCGCCGAGGATGTCGAGGGCGAGGCGCTGGCGACGCTTGTGGTCAACAAGCTCCGCGGCACGCTGCAGGCCGCCGCGGTGAAGGCCCCAGGGTTCGGCGACCGCCGCAAGGCAATGCTCGAGGACATCGCGATCCTGACGGGCGGCAAGCTGATCACCGAGGATCTCGGAATCAAGCTCGAGAACGTGAAGATCGAGGATCTGGGCCGCGCGAAGCGGATGACGATCGATAAGGAAAACACGACCATCGTCGAGGGCGCGGGCAAGCAGACGGACATCCAGGGCCGGATCAACCTCATCAAGAAGCAGATCGAGGACACGACCTCGGACTACGACAAGGAGAAGCTCCAGGAGCGTCTCGCGAAGCTGGCCGGCGGCGTCGCGGTCATCAACGTGGGTGCCGCGACCGAGACCGAGATGAAGGAAAAGAAGGCTCGGGTCGAGGACGCGCTCCACGCGACGCGCGCGGCGGTCGAGGAAGGAATCGTACCGGGTGGAGGCGTGGCCCTCATCCGCGCGATCCCCGCGGTGGACAAGCTGGAGCTCACGGGCGACGAGCTGATCGGCGCGAACATCGTCAAGCGCTCCATGGAGGAGCCGCTTCGCCAGATCGTCAACAACGCCGGGCTTGAGGGCTCGGTGATCGTCGAGCACGTGAAGAAGGAGAAGAAGGCGGTCGGCTTCAACGTCGCGACCGAGAAGTACGAGGACCTCTACGAAGCCGGCGTGGTCGATCCGACCAAGGTGACGCGCACGGCGCTGCAGAACGCGGCGTCGGTGGCGAGCCTGCTCCTCACGACCGAGGCGCTGGTCACCGAGATTCCGGAGAAGAAGAAGTCGCCTGCGATGCCTCCCGGTGGTGGTGGCGGCGGCTACGACGACATGTACTAG
- a CDS encoding Rieske 2Fe-2S domain-containing protein, protein MQWHDLGPIEELQKTAVTEARAGRTLLAVTWKDGAFGAVSGVCNHAGGPLGQGRLDGEFIQCPWHGYKFHRLTGEGEPGFEDDKVPRHDVKVEHGHLYVTAEPITPRRKKPHAPHPLARTPVRKEGPIRVVGISTTNMDPGNPRYSTSEALLEVALEHSRTTLACETRIIRLRDLKFRACEGYYSKNAHACTWPCSITEMDDADEMAEVYEALVHWSDVALVATPIRWGAASSLFFKMAERLNCVQNQITIKDRVLIRNKVAAFIVTGGQDNVQAVAGHLLLFFSELGFYFPQFPFVAHSRGWSAEDMEKNVEYVMRSEELRTGAMELAGRAVDAARQLVDRGRIVDRTARGGRKAHHIELRAR, encoded by the coding sequence ATGCAGTGGCATGACCTGGGTCCCATCGAGGAGCTCCAGAAGACGGCGGTGACCGAAGCGCGCGCGGGCCGAACGCTCCTCGCGGTCACCTGGAAGGACGGCGCGTTCGGCGCGGTCTCGGGCGTCTGCAACCACGCCGGCGGACCCTTGGGGCAGGGGCGCCTGGACGGCGAATTCATCCAGTGTCCGTGGCACGGCTACAAGTTCCACCGCCTGACGGGGGAGGGGGAGCCCGGTTTCGAGGACGACAAGGTGCCGCGGCACGACGTGAAGGTGGAGCACGGCCATCTCTACGTGACCGCCGAGCCGATCACGCCCCGAAGAAAAAAGCCTCACGCCCCACATCCGCTCGCGCGAACCCCGGTCCGGAAGGAAGGGCCGATCCGCGTGGTGGGCATCTCGACGACCAACATGGACCCGGGGAATCCTCGCTATTCGACCTCGGAAGCGCTCCTCGAGGTCGCGCTCGAGCACTCGCGGACCACGCTCGCCTGCGAGACGCGGATCATCCGGCTCCGCGATCTCAAGTTCCGAGCCTGCGAGGGCTACTACTCCAAGAACGCGCACGCCTGCACGTGGCCCTGCTCCATCACCGAGATGGACGACGCCGACGAGATGGCCGAGGTCTACGAGGCGCTCGTCCACTGGAGCGACGTCGCGCTGGTGGCGACGCCGATCCGCTGGGGCGCTGCCTCTTCTCTCTTTTTCAAGATGGCGGAGCGGCTCAACTGCGTGCAGAACCAGATCACCATCAAGGATCGCGTCCTGATCCGGAACAAGGTGGCCGCGTTCATCGTCACGGGCGGGCAGGACAACGTGCAGGCGGTCGCGGGGCACCTGCTCCTCTTCTTCTCGGAGCTCGGATTCTATTTCCCCCAGTTCCCCTTCGTCGCGCACTCGCGCGGCTGGTCGGCCGAGGACATGGAGAAGAACGTGGAGTACGTGATGAGGAGCGAGGAGCTGCGGACGGGGGCGATGGAGCTGGCGGGGCGCGCGGTCGACGCCGCCCGTCAGCTCGTCGATCGCGGCAGGATCGTCGACCGCACGGCGCGCGGCGGCCGGAAAGCCCATCACATCGAGCTGCGCGCGCGCTGA
- a CDS encoding histone deacetylase, with product MSTRPGIVHSNAYFAEIGLHVFPMRKFQLTREEIVRRGLLRDEEIVVPKRASMDQVLRVHDRAYVDKMVSGNLSVLEEMVLELPYSESLVEASFLCAGGSIQAARLALERKIGINLAGGFHHAFPDHGEGFCVFNDIAIAIRDLQHEKRIRRAAVIDVDVHQGNGTAAIFRHDPSVFTFSIHEEDNYPAVKPPSDQDIGLDAGVDGATYLAALDHWVPKILAQHRPELVAYVAGADPFEEDQLGRLRLTREDMRKRDRLVFGAAMKESIPVVCFLAGGYARRVEDTVGIHADMVEEAFHAVA from the coding sequence ATGAGTACCCGCCCCGGCATCGTCCACTCGAACGCGTACTTCGCCGAGATCGGCCTTCATGTCTTTCCGATGCGGAAGTTCCAGCTGACCCGGGAAGAGATCGTGCGGCGGGGCCTTCTGCGCGACGAGGAGATCGTCGTGCCAAAGCGGGCCAGCATGGACCAGGTGCTCCGCGTGCACGACCGTGCCTATGTCGACAAGATGGTTTCCGGGAACCTCTCGGTGCTCGAGGAGATGGTGCTGGAGCTCCCCTATTCGGAGTCGCTCGTCGAGGCGTCGTTCCTCTGCGCGGGAGGGAGCATCCAAGCCGCTCGCCTGGCGCTGGAGCGGAAGATCGGAATCAACCTTGCCGGCGGTTTTCATCACGCGTTCCCCGACCACGGAGAAGGTTTTTGCGTCTTCAATGACATCGCGATCGCGATTCGCGACCTGCAGCACGAGAAGCGGATCCGGCGCGCCGCGGTCATCGACGTCGACGTGCATCAGGGGAACGGGACCGCGGCGATCTTCCGCCACGACCCCTCGGTATTCACGTTCTCGATCCATGAAGAGGACAACTATCCGGCCGTGAAGCCGCCGAGCGACCAGGACATCGGTCTCGACGCCGGCGTCGACGGCGCGACGTACCTGGCCGCGCTCGATCACTGGGTGCCGAAGATCCTGGCCCAGCACCGGCCCGAGCTCGTCGCCTACGTCGCGGGGGCCGACCCGTTCGAGGAGGATCAGCTGGGGCGGCTCCGGCTCACGCGCGAGGACATGCGCAAGCGGGACCGGCTGGTCTTTGGTGCGGCAATGAAGGAATCGATCCCCGTCGTCTGCTTCCTGGCCGGAGGCTACGCGCGCCGCGTCGAGGACACGGTAGGAATCCACGCCGACATGGTGGAGGAGGCATTTCATGCAGTGGCATGA
- a CDS encoding ATP-dependent helicase — protein sequence MNPDTLSLESREDLELDSEQRAAVEHGGGPLLIVAGAGTGKTMVIARRIARLIETKRARPSQILALAFNDKAVAEMQERVDLLVPYGHADVTIRTFHSFGEEVLAGHGLEIGIAPGFTVLDKTAQALFLAERLEELGLSHYAPLSDPTKYLAELATYFGRAKDEPLWPDELRRAADAMEPDERDRALELAEAYERYNRLLWKGGFLDFGDLLALTLRVFDESPGTLRRFQGRFLHVLVDEFQDTNPVQFRIVSRLTATHRNLVVVGDDDQSIYRFRGAHLKNILEFRERFPDTAEIVLRRNYRSTRQILELSRRLIQVNQERLETRYGIVKDLTTEKTGPAPRYREFASESEEAEWVAGEIASAVGEGRRRWRDFAILVRTNLHAEPFLRALDERGAPYYFSGSRGLFQRPEVKELVALLHSIFQETRPEYLYLLASEGYAVPEDDLSRLMHRLRVEPGSFRSLLERASRGAAVVPISEEGRERLQRMIEDLRMLQEFARGRRTGEVLYRYLERRGVLRDLVASERFEDEARARNIVKFFSIVRSFEKVALSDRVALFLRHLDAIQEYGEDPAVAEIDAASDVVQVLTIHKAKGLEFPAVYLVQLAADRFPTRYRSQALALPTERSPEDGSESASHREEERRLCYVALTRAREEVTMTYARDYGGISDRERKPSLFLLEAFDLGKPVPSRRRRRALEELEEHRPVDGEGAPPPGPPTPREPLQLSFRRLEDYETCPLKYRFLHEISVEPILTSDHRVNFGNAIHQAVAFALGQRMRGEVPTADQMVDVLRRAWRSEGYRSEEHERRRFEQGEEALRAFLAREIASGPPPTDVERHFRVKLDDVIVTGSIDRVEEGPDGVVLIDYKTSEIDDPEKADEKAKESLQLHVYALAYREMTGQTPVRLELRYVLTGEVGSTVPTEDRLERTRGRIAAIADSIRAGKFEARPSERTCSICACRPICKDSAVPI from the coding sequence ATGAACCCCGACACGCTCTCACTAGAGTCCCGCGAGGACCTCGAGCTCGATTCCGAGCAGCGCGCCGCCGTCGAGCACGGAGGCGGACCCCTCCTGATCGTGGCCGGCGCCGGGACCGGGAAAACCATGGTGATCGCGCGCCGGATCGCCCGCCTGATCGAGACCAAGAGGGCCCGCCCGTCGCAGATCCTGGCCCTCGCGTTCAACGACAAAGCGGTCGCCGAGATGCAGGAACGGGTCGACCTCCTCGTCCCCTACGGCCACGCCGACGTGACGATTCGCACCTTCCACTCCTTCGGAGAGGAGGTGCTGGCCGGGCACGGGCTGGAGATCGGGATCGCGCCCGGATTCACCGTCCTCGACAAGACGGCGCAGGCGCTTTTCCTGGCCGAGCGGCTCGAGGAGCTCGGCCTGTCCCACTACGCGCCACTCTCGGACCCGACCAAATATCTGGCTGAGCTCGCGACCTACTTCGGCCGCGCGAAGGACGAGCCGCTCTGGCCCGACGAGCTGAGGCGCGCCGCAGATGCGATGGAACCGGACGAGCGGGACCGCGCGCTCGAGCTGGCCGAGGCGTACGAACGGTACAACCGGCTGCTCTGGAAGGGTGGGTTCCTGGACTTCGGCGATCTGCTCGCGCTCACGCTCCGGGTTTTCGACGAAAGCCCCGGCACCCTCCGCCGGTTTCAGGGGCGCTTCCTACACGTTCTGGTCGACGAGTTCCAGGACACGAACCCGGTCCAATTCAGGATCGTGTCTCGCCTCACGGCGACCCATCGGAACCTCGTCGTCGTGGGCGACGACGACCAGTCGATCTATCGATTCCGGGGCGCGCACTTGAAAAACATCCTCGAGTTCCGCGAGCGCTTTCCCGACACGGCCGAGATCGTGCTGCGACGGAATTACCGGAGCACGCGGCAGATCCTCGAGCTCTCCCGCCGGCTCATCCAGGTGAACCAGGAACGCCTCGAGACGCGATACGGCATCGTGAAGGATCTGACGACCGAGAAAACTGGGCCCGCGCCGCGGTATCGCGAGTTCGCAAGCGAGAGCGAGGAGGCCGAATGGGTCGCGGGCGAGATCGCGTCGGCGGTCGGGGAGGGCCGGCGGCGGTGGCGGGATTTTGCCATCCTCGTGCGCACGAACTTGCACGCGGAGCCGTTTCTGAGGGCCCTCGACGAGCGCGGCGCGCCCTACTACTTCTCGGGAAGCCGCGGTCTCTTCCAGCGCCCCGAGGTGAAGGAGCTGGTCGCGCTCCTCCATTCGATCTTCCAGGAGACCCGGCCGGAGTACCTCTATCTCCTCGCCTCGGAAGGGTACGCGGTGCCGGAGGACGACCTCTCTCGCCTCATGCACCGGCTGCGCGTCGAGCCGGGGAGCTTCCGCAGCCTCCTCGAGCGCGCGTCCCGCGGCGCCGCTGTGGTCCCGATCTCGGAGGAAGGACGCGAGCGGCTTCAGCGGATGATCGAGGATCTCCGGATGCTCCAAGAGTTCGCGCGCGGGAGGCGAACCGGAGAGGTCCTCTATCGATACCTCGAACGCCGCGGAGTCCTGCGCGACCTGGTCGCCTCGGAGCGCTTCGAGGACGAGGCCCGCGCCCGGAACATCGTCAAATTTTTCTCGATCGTCCGATCGTTCGAGAAGGTGGCCCTCTCAGACCGGGTCGCCCTGTTCCTGCGCCATCTCGATGCGATCCAGGAGTACGGGGAGGACCCCGCCGTGGCGGAAATTGATGCCGCGTCGGACGTCGTCCAGGTGCTCACGATCCACAAGGCGAAGGGCCTCGAATTCCCCGCGGTCTACCTCGTGCAGCTCGCGGCCGACCGGTTTCCGACCCGATACCGGAGCCAGGCGCTCGCCCTCCCCACCGAGCGCTCGCCCGAGGACGGATCGGAGAGCGCGTCGCATCGCGAGGAAGAGCGGCGGCTCTGCTACGTCGCGCTCACCCGGGCCCGCGAGGAAGTAACGATGACCTACGCGCGCGACTACGGCGGGATAAGCGACCGCGAGCGAAAGCCGAGTCTCTTCCTGCTCGAAGCCTTCGATCTCGGGAAGCCGGTTCCGTCCCGGCGTCGCCGTCGCGCGCTGGAGGAATTGGAGGAGCACCGGCCCGTGGACGGCGAGGGCGCGCCGCCGCCCGGCCCGCCCACGCCGCGGGAGCCGCTCCAGCTCAGCTTCCGCCGACTCGAGGATTACGAGACCTGCCCGCTCAAGTACCGCTTCCTGCACGAGATCTCCGTGGAGCCGATCCTGACCAGCGACCACCGCGTGAACTTTGGGAATGCGATCCACCAGGCGGTTGCGTTCGCGCTGGGACAGCGGATGCGCGGGGAGGTCCCGACCGCCGACCAGATGGTCGATGTGCTACGGCGGGCGTGGCGGAGCGAGGGCTACCGGTCGGAGGAGCACGAGCGGCGGAGGTTCGAGCAGGGGGAGGAGGCGCTCCGCGCGTTTCTCGCGAGGGAGATCGCTTCGGGGCCGCCGCCCACGGACGTGGAGCGGCACTTTCGCGTGAAGCTGGACGACGTCATTGTGACCGGGAGCATCGATCGCGTGGAAGAGGGTCCCGACGGGGTCGTCCTGATCGATTACAAGACCTCCGAGATCGACGACCCGGAGAAGGCCGACGAGAAGGCGAAGGAAAGCCTCCAGCTACACGTCTACGCGCTGGCTTACAGGGAGATGACTGGCCAAACGCCGGTCCGTCTCGAGCTGCGGTACGTGCTTACCGGGGAGGTTGGAAGCACCGTTCCGACGGAGGATCGCCTGGAGAGGACTCGAGGTCGAATCGCGGCGATCGCCGATTCGATCCGGGCGGGGAAATTTGAAGCGCGGCCGAGCGAGCGGACCTGCTCGATCTGTGCCTGCCGGCCGATCTGCAAAGACTCGGCCGTGCCGATCTAG
- the trxA gene encoding thioredoxin produces the protein MSDAVLQVSDSTFDAEVLKSNIPVLVDFWAEWCGPCRMVAPVVEEVARQYQGKIKVAKVDVDANQRIASQYRIQSIPSLYIFKNGKLVEQIVGAVPKHQITSLLDTVLAA, from the coding sequence ATGTCCGACGCCGTCCTTCAGGTGAGCGACAGCACATTTGACGCGGAAGTACTGAAGTCAAACATTCCGGTCCTGGTGGACTTCTGGGCGGAATGGTGCGGCCCCTGTCGCATGGTCGCCCCGGTCGTCGAAGAGGTCGCCCGGCAGTACCAGGGGAAGATCAAGGTGGCGAAGGTCGACGTGGATGCCAACCAGCGGATCGCCTCGCAGTACCGGATCCAGAGCATCCCCAGCCTCTATATCTTCAAGAACGGCAAGCTCGTCGAGCAGATCGTGGGCGCCGTCCCCAAGCACCAGATCACGTCGCTTTTGGACACGGTGCTAGCCGCCTAA